A single genomic interval of Corylus avellana chromosome ca10, CavTom2PMs-1.0 harbors:
- the LOC132163463 gene encoding THO complex subunit 4A — MSTALDMALDDIIKSNKQSGSGARGRSRASAPGPGPARRIPNRAANRTGPYATAKAPESTWQHDMFMDENLGRASAIETGTKLYISNLDYGVSNEDIKELFAEVGDLKRYSIHYDRSGRSKGTAEVVFSRRADGVAAVKRYNNVQLDGKPMKIEIVGTNIATPAVPPAANGTFGNSNGIPRGGQGRGGAPGRPRGSSGSSGGRGIGRGRGRGRGRGRGEKLSQEDLDADLEKYHEEAKQKD; from the exons aTGTCGACCGCTTTAGACATGGCCCTGGACGATATTATCAAGAGCAACAAGCAGTCCGGATCCGGCGCTAGAGGCCGTAGCCGGGCGTCCGCTCCTGGTCCGGGACCAGCTCGCCGCATCCCCAACCGCGCCGCCAACCGTACGGGGCCTTACGCCACAGCCAAG GCGCCAGAGTCGACGTGGCAGCACGATATGTTCATGGATGAGAATTTGGGTCGAGCCTCTGCCATAGAGACCGGGACCAAGCTCTACATATCCAATCTCGATTACGGTGTTTCCAACGAGGACATTAAG GAACTGTTTGCTGAAGTTGGTGACCTCAAGCGTTATTCAATCCATTATGACAGGAGCGGGAGATCGAAG GGAACGGCCGAAGTAGTATTCTCCAGACGAGCAGATGGTGTGGCAGCTGTTAAGAGATACAACAACGTTCAGCTTGACGGGAAACCAATGAAGATAGAGATTGTGGGAACAAACATTGCAACACCTGCTGTGCCTCCAGCAGCTAATGGCACTTTTGGAAATTCAAACGGGATTCCCCGAGG TGGACAAGGTAGGGGTGGTGCTCCAGGACGGCCACGTGGTAGCAGTGGTAGCAGTGGTGGCCGAGGCATTGGAAGGGGTCGTGGACGTGGACGGGGAAGAGGCCGTGGTGAAAAGTTATCTCAGGAAGATCTTGATGCCGACCTGGAAAAGTATCATGAGGAAGCAAAGCAGAAAGATTAA